The genomic interval CTCCACTTCAAGCTGGTTGAAATAGGGGCTCCATGCATCACCCCAATCATTCACATGATCAAGACCATGACCATCTTTGAAGGGACATACCCTGTTATGCTCACCCAGTTCCACCCACAGACGCTCCTCCGCATCCTGTGCAGCGACGGCAGCAATGGAGCGCTGATAGGAAACATGGGCCCCCTGTAGAGCCTTGATCTGCATGGCAG from Candidatus Obscuribacterales bacterium carries:
- the pilV gene encoding type IV pilus modification protein PilV, with translation MGGLASKGFTLIEALVALLVLAFGLLGVAAMQIKALQGAHVSYQRSIAAVAAQDAEERLWVELGEHNRVCPFKDGHGLDHVNDWGDAWSPYFNQLEVESAVGVSSSTECGYRIILGWKDDRFVGEDVSTLMFLAKLPGL